One stretch of Candidatus Binataceae bacterium DNA includes these proteins:
- a CDS encoding OB-fold domain-containing protein: MTGIVSYGSYIPYRRLKRAAIAEVLGVPAAKGERSVASFDEDSVSMAAEAARDAVRAVGADRVRTLLFATSTPPYAEKLNAAIVGAAAQLPAESRAADLTGSVRAGLSALLQAADAANAGGLALAVMSDCRLGAPEGRLEQSGGDGAAAFVMGTGGDVIAEIVASASFTREFLDTWRMPEERFGHSWEERFALTQAYVPLLGKAIQSVLEKAGVAPAALARVILDAPNPRAVEEVARGMKLDPAKLSDTLALTVGQTGAAHAALLLTAAMPALKPGDLVLMAAVADGADAVVLRVTPAAAKFRPAHSVGRMIESKGDVTYGNYLKWRQILPTEPPRRPDPERPAAPPMMRSEKWKFALVGSRCTACGTPQLPPQLVCVKCRLRGKMESYGFADRTGRIATYAVDRLAYSLNPPTVNAVVDYEGGGRFLCEMTDCEPDKVAIGDEVEMTFRRLFTADGVHNYFWKARPKR, translated from the coding sequence ATGACAGGAATCGTCTCATACGGATCGTACATCCCGTACCGCCGCCTCAAGCGCGCGGCGATCGCCGAAGTGCTCGGGGTGCCCGCGGCCAAGGGCGAACGTTCGGTCGCGAGCTTCGACGAAGACAGCGTCTCGATGGCGGCCGAGGCGGCGCGCGACGCGGTGCGCGCGGTCGGCGCGGATCGCGTGCGGACGCTCTTGTTCGCGACCTCCACGCCCCCCTATGCCGAAAAGCTCAACGCCGCGATCGTCGGCGCCGCGGCGCAATTGCCGGCCGAGAGCCGCGCCGCCGATCTGACCGGTTCGGTGCGCGCCGGGCTTTCCGCGCTGCTGCAGGCGGCCGACGCGGCGAACGCCGGCGGATTGGCGCTGGCGGTGATGTCCGATTGCCGGCTGGGCGCGCCCGAAGGGCGCCTCGAGCAGTCCGGCGGCGACGGCGCGGCGGCGTTCGTGATGGGCACCGGCGGCGACGTGATCGCTGAAATCGTGGCCAGCGCATCGTTCACGCGGGAGTTCCTCGACACCTGGCGGATGCCCGAGGAGCGCTTCGGCCATTCATGGGAGGAGCGCTTCGCGCTCACGCAGGCCTATGTGCCGCTGCTCGGCAAAGCGATCCAGTCGGTGCTCGAAAAGGCGGGCGTGGCTCCCGCGGCGCTCGCGCGAGTGATCCTCGACGCGCCCAATCCGCGCGCGGTGGAAGAGGTTGCGCGCGGGATGAAACTCGACCCCGCGAAGTTATCCGATACGCTCGCGCTCACGGTCGGTCAAACCGGCGCCGCGCATGCCGCGCTGCTGCTGACTGCCGCGATGCCGGCGCTAAAGCCGGGCGACCTCGTCCTGATGGCCGCGGTCGCCGACGGCGCCGACGCCGTGGTGCTGCGCGTCACGCCGGCGGCGGCGAAGTTTCGCCCGGCCCACTCTGTCGGCCGCATGATCGAATCCAAGGGCGACGTGACCTACGGCAACTATCTGAAGTGGCGGCAAATCCTGCCCACCGAACCGCCGCGGCGGCCCGACCCGGAGCGTCCGGCGGCGCCGCCGATGATGCGCTCGGAAAAGTGGAAATTCGCGCTCGTCGGATCGCGATGCACAGCGTGCGGCACGCCGCAGCTTCCCCCGCAATTGGTATGTGTTAAGTGCCGCTTGCGGGGTAAGATGGAATCGTACGGGTTTGCCGATCGCACCGGGCGAATCGCGACCTACGCCGTGGACCGGCTCGCCTATTCGCTGAATCCGCCCACCGTCAATGCCGTGGTGGACTATGAAGGCGGCGGGCGCTTTTTGTGCGAGATGACCGATTGCGAGCCGGATAAGGTTGCGATCGGCGACGAAGTGGAAATGACCTTTCGCCGGCTGTTTACCGCCGACGGCGTGCATAACTATTTTTGGAAGGCGCGGCCCAAGCGCTGA
- a CDS encoding quinone oxidoreductase, translating into MKCKAIVVHQTGGPEVLRYEDVEVPTPGPGQALVRHRAIGLNFVDIYVRSGVYPAPSLPYTPGTEAAGIVEAVGPDVSEVRVGDRVAYVGGPLGSYSEARVMHSRVLVKLPDKVDEATAAAAMLKGLTADYLIHSTYAVKPGDTILLHAAAGGTGMILSQWAKYLGATVIGTVGSDEKAKVAAAHGCAHVINYSREDFVARVNEITGGKKVPVVYDSVGQATFMKSLDCLQPRGLMVSFGQASGVVPPFSINILSGKGSLYLTRPTLMTYTARREDLEAAARRLFDVLGSGAVRCEVQRTFKLADAAAAHRALGDRATTGSSILLP; encoded by the coding sequence ATGAAATGTAAAGCGATCGTAGTGCATCAGACTGGCGGGCCGGAAGTCTTACGCTACGAGGACGTCGAGGTTCCGACCCCGGGGCCGGGACAGGCGCTCGTACGCCATCGCGCAATCGGGCTCAACTTCGTCGATATCTACGTTCGCTCGGGCGTCTATCCGGCGCCGTCGCTGCCCTATACGCCCGGCACCGAGGCAGCAGGCATCGTCGAGGCGGTGGGGCCGGACGTGAGCGAGGTCCGCGTCGGCGACCGGGTCGCGTACGTGGGCGGTCCGCTGGGCTCGTATTCCGAGGCGCGGGTGATGCACTCGCGGGTGCTGGTCAAACTGCCGGACAAGGTGGACGAGGCGACCGCCGCGGCCGCGATGCTCAAGGGGTTGACCGCCGACTATCTGATTCATTCCACGTACGCGGTGAAGCCCGGCGACACGATCTTGCTGCACGCCGCTGCGGGCGGGACCGGGATGATTCTTTCGCAGTGGGCCAAGTATCTCGGCGCGACCGTGATCGGCACCGTGGGCAGTGACGAAAAGGCCAAGGTCGCCGCCGCCCACGGCTGCGCGCATGTGATTAACTATTCGCGCGAGGATTTCGTCGCCCGCGTCAACGAAATCACCGGCGGCAAGAAGGTGCCGGTGGTCTATGACTCGGTGGGGCAGGCGACCTTTATGAAGTCGCTCGATTGTCTGCAGCCGCGCGGCCTGATGGTCAGCTTCGGGCAGGCCTCGGGCGTCGTGCCGCCCTTCAGCATCAACATCCTGAGCGGCAAGGGCTCGCTCTATCTCACGCGTCCGACGCTCATGACTTACACGGCGCGGCGCGAAGACCTGGAAGCGGCGGCGCGACGACTGTTCGACGTGCTGGGCAGCGGCGCCGTGCGCTGCGAGGTGCAGCGCACGTTCAAGCTCGCCGACGCGGCCGCGGCCCATCGCGCGCTTGGCGATCGCGCGACCACCGGCTCGAGCATTTTGCTCCCGTAG
- a CDS encoding alpha/beta hydrolase: MPHLTTDDGVKLYYEEAGEGLPIVFIHEFAGDHRSYEPQMRHFSRRYRCIAYNARGYPPSDVPSEVSRYSQARARDDIRAVLDGLGIDKAHIVGISMGGFAALHFGMRYGHRARSLVIGGCGYGAEKGKRAQFQDEAEHAAQMFDRIGMAEGAKRYALGSTRVQLQNKDPRGWNEFAAQMAEHSALGSANTLRGVQKQRPSLFDLADEMKKISVPALVMTGDEDDPCIEASVLMKRTIATAALAVLPKTGHALNLEEPALFNALVDDFFHQVEAGGWATRDPRSVTDKIL, encoded by the coding sequence ATGCCGCATCTTACGACCGACGATGGCGTGAAGCTCTATTACGAAGAAGCCGGTGAGGGCCTGCCGATCGTCTTCATCCATGAATTCGCGGGCGACCATCGCAGCTATGAACCGCAGATGCGCCACTTCTCGCGCCGCTACCGATGCATCGCGTACAACGCACGCGGCTACCCACCTTCCGACGTTCCCTCCGAAGTTTCGCGCTATTCGCAAGCCCGCGCCCGCGACGACATCCGCGCCGTGCTCGACGGACTTGGCATCGACAAGGCGCACATCGTCGGCATCTCGATGGGCGGATTCGCGGCGCTGCACTTCGGGATGCGCTACGGCCATCGCGCACGCTCGCTGGTGATCGGCGGCTGCGGTTACGGCGCGGAAAAGGGCAAGCGCGCGCAATTCCAGGACGAAGCGGAGCATGCCGCCCAGATGTTCGACCGGATCGGGATGGCCGAGGGCGCAAAGCGCTACGCGCTCGGCTCGACGCGAGTGCAATTGCAGAACAAGGACCCGCGCGGATGGAACGAATTTGCGGCGCAGATGGCCGAGCACTCAGCGCTCGGCTCGGCCAACACGCTGCGCGGCGTGCAGAAGCAGCGCCCGTCGCTCTTCGATCTGGCCGACGAGATGAAGAAGATTTCCGTGCCGGCGCTGGTGATGACCGGCGACGAAGACGACCCGTGCATCGAGGCGTCGGTGCTGATGAAGCGGACGATCGCGACCGCGGCGCTCGCGGTGCTGCCGAAGACCGGGCACGCGCTCAACCTGGAGGAGCCGGCGCTCTTCAACGCGCTGGTCGACGACTTTTTCCACCAGGTCGAGGCCGGCGGCTGGGCCACGCGCGACCCGCGCTCGGTGACGGACAAGATTCTTTGA